From the Oleiphilus messinensis genome, one window contains:
- the frr gene encoding ribosome recycling factor codes for MLNEIKKETEAKMKKSLEALHTAFNKIRTGRAHPSILDGVFVSYYGVDTPLKQVANVNVEDARTLAIVPWEKNIVPAIEKAIMTSDLGLNPSTTGEVIRVPMPMLTEETRKMFVKQAKGEAETGRVSVRNARRDANSTLKELLKEKEISEDEERKAADEIQKLTDKYIAEVEKMFQDKEADLLEV; via the coding sequence GTGCTAAACGAGATCAAAAAAGAAACTGAAGCGAAAATGAAGAAAAGCCTGGAAGCATTGCATACGGCTTTCAACAAGATCAGAACTGGTAGGGCACATCCAAGCATACTGGATGGTGTATTCGTTTCTTATTATGGTGTCGATACACCCTTGAAGCAGGTTGCTAACGTGAATGTGGAAGATGCCCGAACGTTGGCGATTGTGCCGTGGGAAAAAAACATTGTGCCGGCAATTGAAAAAGCCATTATGACCTCTGACCTTGGACTTAACCCGTCCACCACGGGTGAAGTGATCCGTGTGCCTATGCCAATGTTGACTGAAGAAACCCGGAAAATGTTTGTAAAGCAAGCAAAGGGTGAGGCTGAAACGGGTCGGGTTTCCGTACGAAATGCGCGTCGTGATGCGAATTCGACGCTGAAAGAATTACTTAAGGAAAAAGAAATTTCGGAAGATGAAGAGCGTAAAGCTGCTGATGAAATTCAAAAACTGACCGACAAGTACATTGCCGAAGTCGAAAAAATGTTCCAGGACAAAGAAGCAGACCTTCTAGAAGTTTGA
- the rseP gene encoding RIP metalloprotease RseP, whose protein sequence is MAILEQVLALIVTLGILVTVHEFGHFWVARRCGVRVLRFSVGFGKPLAMWKDRTGTEFAVAAIPLGGYVRMLDEREGEVPEALKSEAFNTQPVKSRIAIAAAGPIANFLFAIVAYFLMFLWGFNTVVPIVGDVREDSPAAVAGLKQSLEIVAVDGEATHSWQDVNLQLLSRLGDSGVIELEARFPDQDLTHRYSLQVNRWLHGHDHPDPLYDLGIRPYRPPVEPVIGEIISGLPADRAGVQAGDKIISINAEAIASWYQVVDVIKSAPEQVLQVELERNGNRIGIEITPQAKASDGGQPYGYIGAGVKPVTVSWPDEMVRTVQLGVFEAVPAAFVRTWEDVALTLSAIKKIIVGSISLKTLSGPITIAQIAEESVSNGVEAFLHFLAYLSVTLGVLNLLPIPVLDGGHLLYYFAELVRGKPLSEKVQIAGLKVGVALIVSLMVVAFYNDILRIL, encoded by the coding sequence ATGGCTATTTTGGAACAAGTACTTGCACTCATTGTAACGCTTGGCATCCTGGTAACAGTCCATGAATTTGGACATTTTTGGGTTGCCCGGCGGTGCGGTGTGCGGGTTTTAAGGTTCTCGGTAGGGTTTGGTAAGCCGCTGGCAATGTGGAAGGATCGTACAGGCACTGAATTCGCGGTTGCGGCGATCCCTCTGGGCGGATACGTTCGTATGCTCGACGAACGTGAAGGCGAGGTACCTGAAGCCCTGAAATCAGAGGCATTTAACACTCAACCGGTCAAAAGTCGAATCGCCATTGCTGCCGCGGGACCGATTGCGAATTTCCTGTTCGCTATTGTTGCTTATTTTTTGATGTTTTTGTGGGGGTTCAATACCGTGGTCCCAATCGTGGGCGATGTCCGGGAGGACTCTCCAGCGGCAGTGGCCGGCCTTAAACAAAGCTTGGAAATTGTCGCAGTGGATGGTGAGGCAACCCATTCCTGGCAGGACGTAAACCTACAGCTGCTTTCCCGACTTGGGGACAGTGGTGTGATCGAACTTGAAGCACGCTTCCCTGATCAGGATTTGACCCATCGCTATTCGTTGCAAGTGAATCGGTGGTTGCATGGTCATGATCATCCAGATCCACTGTATGACTTGGGGATCAGACCTTACCGCCCTCCAGTTGAGCCGGTAATTGGTGAAATCATTTCGGGTCTTCCTGCGGATAGAGCGGGTGTGCAGGCCGGGGATAAAATAATCTCCATTAACGCTGAAGCCATCGCAAGTTGGTACCAAGTTGTTGATGTGATCAAGAGTGCGCCCGAGCAGGTACTTCAAGTTGAGCTGGAGCGAAACGGGAACCGAATCGGAATTGAGATCACGCCCCAAGCAAAGGCATCAGATGGCGGCCAACCTTATGGTTACATTGGTGCGGGGGTGAAACCTGTGACGGTCTCCTGGCCAGATGAGATGGTCAGGACAGTGCAATTAGGCGTATTTGAGGCTGTACCTGCTGCATTCGTCCGGACTTGGGAAGACGTTGCACTGACATTAAGTGCGATTAAAAAAATAATTGTAGGCAGTATTTCATTAAAGACGCTCAGCGGCCCCATCACTATCGCGCAGATAGCGGAGGAGTCTGTGAGTAATGGGGTTGAAGCATTTCTTCATTTTCTTGCATATTTGAGTGTTACGCTCGGTGTTTTGAACTTATTACCAATCCCTGTTCTTGACGGGGGACACCTTCTTTATTATTTTGCCGAACTTGTTCGCGGCAAGCCGTTATCTGAGAAAGTACAAATAGCAGGCTTGAAAGTCGGTGTAGCCTTGATCGTTTCGTTGATGGTTGTGGCTTTTTATAATGATATTTTGCGGATTTTATAA
- the rpsB gene encoding 30S ribosomal protein S2, which produces MAEVSMRDLLKAGVHFGHQTRYWNPKMRKYIFGARNKIHIINLEHTVPAFNDALQVVQRIAENKNKVLFVGTKRAAGKIVKEEASRAGMPYVNHRWLGGMLTNYKTIRQSIKRFRELEAQAQDGTFEKLTKKEALMRTREMEKLERSIGGIKDMGGLPDALFVVDVDHERIAVKEANKLGIPVIGIVDTNSDPDGVDYVIPGNDDAIRAIQIYVGAVADACQEGTSNTATTADEFVEVSDDATPEAEAE; this is translated from the coding sequence ATGGCAGAAGTAAGTATGAGAGACCTGCTCAAAGCAGGTGTACACTTTGGGCACCAGACTCGCTACTGGAACCCGAAAATGCGCAAGTACATTTTTGGTGCGCGCAATAAAATTCATATCATTAACCTGGAACACACTGTTCCTGCGTTCAATGATGCTTTGCAAGTTGTTCAGCGTATTGCTGAAAACAAGAATAAAGTCTTGTTCGTTGGTACCAAGCGTGCTGCAGGCAAAATTGTTAAAGAAGAAGCATCACGAGCAGGTATGCCTTACGTGAATCACCGTTGGTTGGGTGGTATGTTGACCAACTACAAAACGATTCGTCAATCTATCAAGCGTTTTCGTGAGCTGGAAGCTCAAGCTCAAGATGGTACTTTTGAGAAGTTAACCAAAAAAGAAGCGCTGATGCGTACGCGTGAGATGGAGAAGCTTGAGCGTAGTATTGGTGGTATCAAAGATATGGGTGGTTTGCCGGATGCATTGTTTGTGGTTGACGTTGATCACGAGCGCATTGCAGTTAAAGAAGCAAACAAGCTGGGTATCCCTGTTATTGGTATCGTTGATACCAACAGTGATCCAGATGGCGTAGATTACGTTATTCCGGGTAACGATGACGCGATTCGAGCGATTCAAATCTACGTTGGTGCTGTTGCGGATGCTTGCCAGGAAGGGACTTCTAATACAGCTACAACCGCTGACGAGTTTGTTGAAGTTAGCGATGATGCGACTCCAGAAGCTGAAGCAGAGTAA
- a CDS encoding [protein-PII] uridylyltransferase yields the protein MNGAATPAFSEPLSPETQLAIETLQSTLQKDIASATSPVGIVKSALQTASSLFNERFSEGDDVRALVGARAQFMDFVLTQLWLGFDWDRVDNVALLAVGGYGRGELHPHSDIDLLIVSKLALNEHEQDQISRFITLLWDLNLDIGQSVRTLTECVSEAQKDLTIATNLLETRTISGPEALRDALNEHVFTDEVYSDKAYFVGKREEQKIRHEKFGDTEYNLEPNLKSSPGALRDIQTIGWITKRHFRITEKDQLSEYQFLTDEEYAMLRDGETFLWKMRYGLQVIAGRNENRLLFDHQRALAEMLGYRDSQRKLGVEIMMQKYYRVVLALAELTDVMLQYFDEAIIKNSYSDDEVTRLNKRFVVRNRYIEANNNGVFAYAPYALLEIFVLIAQNPQIKGIRATTIRAIRAHRHLIDKEFRNDLASTTLFMELLKTPHALHRTLSFMKRYNVLGRYLPEFGKIIGQMQHDLFHIYTVDAHTVRVIKNMVSFRDPNSKQHFPLATRLIRRLPKLELLYIAGLYHDIGKGRGGDHSDLGARDVEAFCSRHHLSQRDTQLVSWLVKHHLLMSMTAQRKDTQDPDVIYQFAREIPSLVHLDYLYVLTVADIEATNPSLWNSWRASLLRQLYLEARRVLSRGVEKAIDRNEWIQATKEEALTTLVAQHYTEQEVMQLWDQIEDDYFLQDSTSEIAWQTAAILRHGDPSIPLILIRDISNAGQEISTQIMIYVKSSLDLFAATTAVLEQVNLNILDARISADSGPFNLSSFIVLDENHQPLAGDSERKQRIRERLIDELDDPEDYPSIIKRRTPRQLKHFTFPTEVTFSNDTINQRTIMEVITPDRPGLLARIGRILLDFNVSLVAARIATLGERVEDVFFITMADGSPISDPQLCTSLAREICQQLDEQVRAE from the coding sequence ATGAATGGTGCAGCAACCCCAGCTTTCTCTGAGCCCTTATCCCCGGAAACGCAGCTTGCAATTGAGACATTGCAAAGCACACTGCAAAAAGATATCGCAAGCGCGACATCTCCTGTTGGTATCGTAAAGTCGGCACTTCAGACCGCCAGCAGCCTCTTTAACGAGCGCTTCAGTGAGGGAGACGATGTGCGGGCACTGGTTGGAGCCAGAGCCCAGTTTATGGATTTCGTACTCACTCAATTGTGGCTTGGTTTTGACTGGGACAGAGTTGACAACGTCGCCTTACTGGCCGTCGGGGGCTATGGCCGCGGCGAACTTCACCCGCACTCCGACATCGACTTGCTGATCGTATCAAAATTGGCGCTAAACGAGCACGAGCAAGACCAAATCTCCCGATTCATAACACTGTTATGGGATCTCAACCTTGACATTGGCCAAAGCGTTCGAACCCTGACAGAGTGTGTGAGCGAAGCACAAAAAGATCTTACCATTGCCACCAACCTCCTTGAAACCCGAACGATTTCCGGTCCTGAGGCGTTGCGCGATGCGCTCAATGAACACGTGTTTACAGATGAAGTATATTCAGACAAAGCCTATTTTGTCGGTAAACGGGAAGAACAAAAAATCCGCCACGAGAAATTTGGCGATACAGAATATAACCTGGAACCCAACCTCAAATCCTCCCCCGGTGCACTGCGGGACATTCAAACCATCGGCTGGATCACCAAACGTCACTTTCGCATAACCGAAAAAGACCAACTCTCCGAGTATCAATTCCTCACCGATGAAGAGTACGCAATGCTCAGGGACGGTGAAACATTTCTCTGGAAGATGCGGTACGGACTCCAAGTTATCGCTGGACGCAACGAAAACCGTCTCCTCTTTGATCATCAGCGTGCACTCGCCGAAATGCTGGGCTACAGAGACAGCCAACGCAAGCTCGGCGTTGAAATCATGATGCAAAAATATTATCGCGTCGTGCTCGCACTCGCCGAACTCACCGATGTCATGCTGCAATATTTTGATGAAGCCATTATCAAGAACAGCTACAGTGATGATGAAGTCACTCGACTGAACAAGCGCTTTGTTGTCCGTAATCGGTATATTGAGGCAAACAACAATGGGGTTTTTGCTTATGCCCCTTACGCTCTGCTGGAAATTTTCGTTCTCATTGCACAAAACCCGCAGATTAAGGGTATTCGTGCGACAACCATTCGCGCTATACGCGCTCATCGCCACCTGATTGACAAGGAATTCCGCAACGACCTTGCCAGCACAACGCTTTTCATGGAACTCTTGAAGACACCCCACGCGCTGCACCGCACGTTGTCGTTTATGAAGCGCTACAATGTGTTAGGGCGTTACTTGCCTGAATTCGGCAAAATTATCGGGCAAATGCAACACGACCTGTTTCATATCTATACAGTTGACGCACACACGGTTCGGGTGATTAAAAACATGGTCTCGTTTCGAGACCCTAACTCCAAACAGCACTTCCCGTTGGCCACCCGTTTAATCAGACGCCTGCCCAAACTGGAACTGCTATACATCGCCGGGCTCTACCATGACATTGGCAAAGGACGAGGCGGGGACCATTCTGATCTGGGCGCGAGAGACGTTGAAGCATTCTGCTCCAGGCACCACCTGAGCCAACGAGACACCCAACTGGTTTCCTGGCTGGTCAAACATCACCTGCTTATGTCAATGACCGCCCAGCGGAAGGACACTCAGGATCCTGATGTTATCTATCAATTTGCACGGGAGATACCGAGCCTGGTGCACCTGGACTATCTCTACGTACTGACGGTAGCCGACATTGAGGCAACTAACCCGAGCCTTTGGAATAGCTGGCGCGCCTCTCTGTTACGACAACTCTACCTCGAAGCGCGACGAGTGCTCAGTCGCGGTGTTGAAAAAGCAATCGATCGAAACGAGTGGATACAAGCCACTAAAGAAGAAGCATTAACAACACTGGTTGCGCAACACTATACCGAGCAAGAAGTGATGCAGCTGTGGGATCAGATTGAAGATGATTATTTCCTGCAGGACTCGACCTCCGAAATCGCCTGGCAGACCGCAGCGATCTTGCGCCATGGCGACCCCAGCATTCCGCTTATTCTGATTCGGGATATATCCAATGCAGGCCAGGAGATATCAACCCAGATTATGATCTATGTGAAGTCCAGCCTCGATTTATTTGCTGCCACTACCGCAGTACTGGAGCAAGTAAACCTCAATATCCTGGATGCCCGGATCAGCGCAGACTCAGGCCCATTTAACCTCAGCAGCTTTATTGTTCTGGATGAAAATCACCAACCCCTGGCCGGTGATTCAGAACGAAAACAGCGAATTCGCGAACGATTGATCGACGAACTGGATGACCCGGAAGACTACCCCTCGATCATCAAACGGCGTACACCACGCCAGCTAAAACATTTCACATTTCCGACTGAAGTAACCTTCAGCAATGACACGATCAATCAACGGACGATTATGGAGGTGATCACACCGGATCGCCCCGGCCTGCTCGCCAGAATCGGGCGTATTCTGCTGGATTTCAACGTTTCCTTGGTTGCGGCTCGAATTGCAACACTGGGCGAGCGCGTCGAGGACGTGTTTTTTATCACGATGGCAGATGGTAGCCCGATTAGTGATCCCCAGTTATGCACATCCCTGGCGCGAGAAATCTGCCAGCAACTGGATGAGCAGGTCAGGGCGGAATAA
- a CDS encoding isoprenyl transferase — translation MSTKISAEIPFEGAQRPKHVAIIMDGNNRWAKARSQLGVSGHKAGVDAVRAVVETCAREGVEVLTLFAFSSENWRRPQDEVSALMKLFLLALQREVKKLHKNDIRLQIIGDRSKFNPVLVEHMERAEALTRDNTKMTLVIAANYGGRWDIVNSARALAEQVKSGELSVNDINEDVFQAELCLGQLPMPDLLIRTAGEQRISNFLLWQLAYTEFYFSEVYWPDFKHEEMLKALEAYSMRQRRFGQTDDQIAAKK, via the coding sequence ATGTCTACTAAAATTTCAGCAGAAATACCCTTTGAAGGTGCTCAACGCCCAAAACACGTGGCTATCATTATGGATGGCAACAATCGTTGGGCCAAGGCGCGCAGTCAATTGGGTGTTTCTGGTCACAAAGCCGGTGTTGATGCAGTTCGAGCAGTTGTGGAGACTTGCGCGAGAGAAGGGGTCGAGGTACTGACGCTCTTCGCATTCAGCAGCGAAAACTGGCGTCGTCCGCAAGACGAAGTCAGTGCGTTGATGAAGCTTTTCCTGCTTGCACTTCAGCGGGAAGTCAAGAAGCTCCATAAAAATGATATCCGTCTTCAAATCATTGGTGATCGCAGTAAATTCAACCCGGTGTTGGTTGAGCATATGGAGCGCGCCGAAGCACTGACCCGAGACAATACCAAAATGACACTGGTGATTGCTGCAAATTATGGTGGCCGGTGGGATATTGTGAATTCTGCCCGAGCGCTTGCAGAGCAAGTCAAGTCCGGTGAATTGTCGGTCAACGATATCAATGAGGACGTTTTTCAGGCCGAGCTCTGTCTCGGCCAGCTACCAATGCCTGATCTACTTATTCGTACGGCTGGGGAGCAGCGCATCAGTAATTTTCTGTTATGGCAACTCGCTTACACAGAATTTTACTTCTCTGAAGTCTATTGGCCAGACTTTAAACATGAAGAGATGTTAAAGGCGTTGGAAGCCTACAGCATGAGGCAACGTCGTTTCGGTCAGACAGATGATCAGATCGCCGCGAAGAAATAG
- the ispC gene encoding 1-deoxy-D-xylulose-5-phosphate reductoisomerase, whose product MKKVSILGSTGSIGESTLAVIRENLEQYQVHSLVANSNLDAMYRQCLEFVPEYVLMRDTAAAQTLKALLLEARVETQVLCGDADLEALMGSSEIDYVMSAIVGAAGLKPTMAAVESGKRILLANKESLVIAGELFMSAVQQYGCELLPIDSEHNAIYQCLPISAGNPVEPIRRILLTASGGPFRRFTADELEAVTPAQALKHPNWDMGPKITIDSASLMNKGLELIEACWLFNVSPDVVDVHIHPQSIIHSMVEYVDGSILAQMGSPDMRTPIAYGLGWPDRIESGVPSLDLFAMADLTFEKPDMERFPCLALAAQVFKRGGTAPTLLNAANEVAVGLFLENRIRFTEIPSVIDYVLDRIMVEPVESIEHIMEQDRNARIVASQYSTRRAV is encoded by the coding sequence ATGAAGAAAGTATCCATTCTTGGTTCAACCGGTTCGATTGGTGAAAGTACGCTGGCGGTAATTCGTGAGAATTTGGAGCAGTATCAGGTTCATTCGCTGGTTGCGAACAGTAATCTGGATGCGATGTACCGCCAATGTCTTGAGTTTGTGCCCGAATATGTGCTGATGCGTGATACTGCGGCGGCACAGACATTGAAGGCGTTGCTCCTGGAGGCGCGCGTCGAGACCCAGGTTCTGTGCGGTGATGCTGACCTGGAAGCGCTCATGGGGTCCTCTGAAATCGATTATGTCATGTCGGCGATTGTTGGCGCAGCAGGCCTGAAGCCAACCATGGCTGCGGTGGAATCCGGTAAGCGAATATTGCTGGCAAACAAAGAGTCTCTGGTGATCGCCGGAGAGCTGTTTATGTCAGCTGTGCAGCAATATGGTTGTGAACTCCTGCCGATCGATAGTGAGCATAACGCCATATATCAGTGCTTGCCCATTTCTGCAGGCAATCCTGTTGAGCCGATACGTAGAATTTTGCTTACTGCGTCCGGTGGACCATTCAGACGTTTCACTGCTGATGAGTTGGAAGCGGTGACACCGGCGCAAGCATTGAAACATCCAAATTGGGATATGGGGCCGAAGATTACGATAGATTCGGCATCGTTGATGAATAAGGGGCTTGAACTCATTGAAGCCTGCTGGTTATTCAATGTTTCTCCCGATGTCGTTGACGTTCATATTCATCCCCAAAGTATCATCCATTCAATGGTGGAATATGTCGATGGATCGATTCTGGCTCAAATGGGGAGTCCTGATATGCGAACCCCGATTGCCTATGGTTTGGGCTGGCCTGACCGAATTGAATCCGGTGTGCCTTCGCTGGATTTATTTGCCATGGCAGACTTAACGTTTGAAAAACCGGATATGGAACGTTTTCCCTGTCTGGCGCTCGCTGCGCAGGTCTTCAAGCGTGGCGGGACCGCGCCAACATTATTGAATGCTGCAAATGAAGTCGCAGTTGGACTGTTTCTAGAGAACCGAATACGCTTTACGGAAATACCTTCGGTTATTGATTATGTTCTTGATCGAATTATGGTAGAGCCTGTGGAATCGATTGAGCATATAATGGAGCAAGATCGCAACGCGCGGATTGTCGCCAGCCAGTATTCTACCCGGCGGGCGGTTTGA
- the tsf gene encoding translation elongation factor Ts, protein MAAITASLVKELRERTGLGMMECKKALVEADGDIDKAIEEMRKNSGMKAAKKAGRTAADGVVQTKVAEDGSYGVLVEVNSETDFVARDDNFLNFVNTVVEKAFANKVSDIQALIDDELESARQALVQKIGENISVRRVELVEAVDGVVGSYVHGNSRIGVLVALKGGTVDVAKDIAMHVAAVNPQYVNTADVPADAVAKEKEILLAQPDMAGKPAEIAEKIIGGRLSKFLAEISLVEQPFVKDPDQKVGGLAKKAGAEVVSFVRYEVGEGIEKEEVDFAAEVAAAAKGN, encoded by the coding sequence ATGGCCGCAATTACAGCAAGTTTGGTAAAAGAGCTCCGTGAGCGTACTGGCTTAGGGATGATGGAGTGTAAGAAGGCTCTGGTTGAAGCGGATGGAGACATCGATAAAGCAATCGAAGAGATGCGTAAAAACAGTGGTATGAAAGCGGCCAAAAAAGCAGGTCGTACCGCTGCAGATGGTGTTGTGCAAACTAAAGTTGCTGAAGACGGTTCGTATGGTGTTCTGGTTGAAGTTAACAGTGAAACGGATTTCGTTGCACGTGATGATAACTTCTTGAACTTTGTGAATACTGTAGTTGAGAAGGCTTTTGCGAACAAAGTCAGCGATATTCAGGCGTTGATTGATGACGAGCTGGAGTCTGCGCGTCAGGCTTTGGTGCAAAAAATTGGTGAAAACATCAGTGTTCGTCGAGTAGAGTTAGTTGAAGCTGTTGATGGCGTTGTGGGTAGCTACGTTCATGGTAACAGCCGAATTGGTGTGTTGGTTGCTCTGAAAGGTGGTACTGTTGATGTTGCGAAAGATATTGCAATGCATGTTGCTGCGGTGAACCCTCAGTATGTTAATACTGCGGATGTGCCTGCAGATGCAGTTGCTAAAGAGAAAGAAATTCTTTTGGCACAGCCTGATATGGCGGGTAAGCCTGCGGAGATTGCAGAGAAGATCATTGGTGGTCGTCTGAGCAAGTTCTTGGCGGAGATCAGCCTGGTCGAGCAGCCTTTTGTGAAAGACCCTGACCAAAAAGTGGGTGGTCTGGCCAAGAAGGCGGGTGCTGAAGTTGTTTCCTTTGTTCGCTACGAAGTGGGTGAGGGAATCGAGAAAGAAGAAGTTGATTTTGCTGCTGAGGTTGCTGCTGCCGCTAAAGGTAACTAA
- the map gene encoding type I methionyl aminopeptidase: MKVTIKTADEVEKMRVAGKLAAEVLEMIGDYVKPGITTAELDVICHEYITKTQQAIPAPLNYKGFPKSICTSVNHVICHGIPSDKKKLKSGDIINIDVTVIKDGYHGDTSKMFFVGKPNAASERLVRITQECMYKGIELVKPGTQLGDIGHVIQQHAESNHYSVVREYCGHGIGATFHEEPQVVHYGTPGTGMAIKEGMTFTIEPMINMGKRHSKLLPDGWTVVTKDHKLSAQWEHTILVTADGFEILTLREEERAYWGL; encoded by the coding sequence ATGAAGGTAACGATTAAAACAGCAGACGAAGTTGAAAAAATGCGGGTAGCCGGCAAGCTGGCAGCAGAAGTTCTGGAAATGATTGGAGACTACGTAAAGCCCGGAATCACGACAGCAGAACTCGATGTAATCTGTCACGAGTATATCACCAAAACTCAACAGGCCATACCAGCCCCCCTGAACTACAAGGGGTTTCCAAAATCAATCTGCACATCAGTAAATCATGTTATCTGTCACGGCATCCCCAGTGACAAGAAGAAACTGAAAAGTGGCGATATCATTAACATCGACGTCACGGTTATTAAAGATGGCTATCACGGCGACACGAGCAAGATGTTTTTTGTGGGCAAACCCAATGCCGCTTCAGAGAGACTGGTTCGTATAACGCAAGAGTGCATGTACAAGGGAATCGAGCTAGTGAAACCAGGTACTCAACTCGGCGACATCGGTCACGTCATACAACAGCACGCTGAATCAAATCATTACTCCGTCGTTCGGGAGTATTGCGGCCATGGCATCGGCGCTACATTCCATGAAGAACCTCAGGTTGTTCACTATGGCACACCGGGCACAGGCATGGCTATCAAAGAAGGCATGACCTTCACCATTGAACCCATGATTAACATGGGTAAGCGACACAGCAAGCTACTGCCCGATGGCTGGACGGTCGTGACTAAAGATCATAAATTGTCTGCACAATGGGAACACACCATTCTGGTGACTGCTGATGGCTTCGAAATTCTCACCCTCAGAGAAGAGGAACGCGCCTATTGGGGCCTTTGA
- the pyrH gene encoding UMP kinase has product MPVPSKSQPKYKRVLLKLSGEALMGEEDFGIDPKVMDRMALEIGQLVGIGVQVGLVIGGGNLFRGASLHAAGLDRVTGDHMGMLATVMNALAMRDALERSNISTRVMSAIPMSGIVEHYDRRRAIRDLKDGDVVIFSAGTGNPFFTTDSAACLRGIEIDADVVLKATKVDGVYTADPMKDPDAQRYDRLTYDQVLDMKLGVMDLTAICLCRDHNMPVRVFDMNKAGALTNIVVGSDEGTLIEEG; this is encoded by the coding sequence ATGCCTGTTCCTTCTAAATCACAGCCTAAGTACAAACGTGTCCTACTCAAGCTCAGTGGCGAGGCACTGATGGGGGAAGAGGATTTTGGTATTGATCCAAAAGTGATGGATCGTATGGCGCTGGAAATAGGTCAGTTGGTCGGGATCGGGGTTCAAGTCGGGTTGGTTATCGGTGGTGGAAACCTGTTTCGTGGTGCGTCTTTGCACGCGGCAGGTCTTGATCGTGTAACGGGTGATCACATGGGGATGTTGGCGACGGTTATGAATGCGTTGGCAATGCGGGATGCCTTGGAGCGATCCAATATTTCAACTCGGGTTATGTCTGCAATACCGATGAGTGGGATAGTGGAGCACTATGATCGTCGTCGAGCCATTCGTGATCTCAAAGATGGTGATGTGGTTATTTTTAGTGCGGGTACAGGTAATCCGTTCTTCACTACTGATTCGGCTGCTTGTTTGCGAGGTATTGAAATCGATGCGGATGTTGTTTTGAAGGCAACAAAGGTTGATGGTGTTTACACTGCAGATCCAATGAAGGATCCCGATGCCCAGCGTTATGATCGTCTAACTTACGATCAAGTGCTCGATATGAAGCTCGGGGTAATGGATCTGACTGCAATTTGCTTGTGCCGTGATCACAATATGCCTGTGCGTGTGTTTGATATGAATAAAGCCGGTGCGCTTACCAATATTGTGGTTGGCTCTGATGAGGGAACTTTGATCGAGGAAGGCTAG
- a CDS encoding phosphatidate cytidylyltransferase produces MLKQRIITALILAPIALGGIFLLSPLYFSWFIGGVIVIAAWEWANLSNVTNQAARCSYALVMAGLLLGCQFLSPALVLTLSLLWWCAAFYLVKTYPKNTIFWAQPLVRLIIGALVLVPAWKGLVFIRTSDVMLMDRAGAPVDVNSLLVIFYVMIVVWGADIGAYFAGRAFGNKKLAPSVSPGKSWAGVYGGLIVVGLLAIVVGLILHLDSKDTLLLLLITLVTGIVSVLGDLLESMVKRFRGIKDSSQLLPGHGGVMDRVDSLTAAVPVFAFVCLMLGWLGKSVAL; encoded by the coding sequence GTGCTTAAACAACGAATTATTACTGCCTTGATTCTTGCGCCAATCGCGTTAGGTGGCATTTTTTTACTTTCTCCTCTCTATTTCTCATGGTTCATTGGCGGGGTGATTGTGATCGCGGCCTGGGAATGGGCCAATCTATCCAATGTTACCAATCAAGCCGCTCGCTGTAGTTATGCTCTGGTTATGGCTGGGCTGCTCCTCGGTTGTCAATTTCTCTCACCCGCTCTGGTGTTGACGCTCAGTCTCCTCTGGTGGTGCGCGGCGTTTTATCTTGTCAAAACGTACCCCAAAAATACTATTTTCTGGGCCCAACCTCTTGTTCGGTTAATTATCGGGGCGCTCGTCCTCGTTCCTGCCTGGAAAGGTCTCGTGTTTATTCGCACCAGTGATGTCATGCTGATGGATCGCGCTGGTGCACCAGTAGATGTTAATAGCCTATTGGTTATCTTTTATGTGATGATCGTCGTGTGGGGAGCCGACATCGGAGCGTATTTCGCGGGGCGTGCTTTCGGCAATAAAAAGTTGGCACCTTCCGTGAGCCCGGGGAAATCCTGGGCCGGTGTGTATGGGGGACTGATTGTAGTCGGGCTTTTGGCGATTGTTGTCGGGTTAATACTGCATCTCGATTCAAAAGATACCCTGTTGTTGTTGCTGATAACGCTCGTGACCGGGATTGTTTCCGTGTTGGGGGATTTACTGGAAAGCATGGTTAAACGTTTCCGGGGAATCAAGGATAGCAGTCAACTCTTGCCCGGGCATGGTGGGGTTATGGATCGTGTTGACAGCCTCACTGCTGCCGTCCCTGTATTTGCATTCGTCTGTTTGATGTTGGGCTGGTTAGGGAAATCGGTGGCTTTGTAG